CATTGTCATGAGATAGTCATGAATACTAATCATTCCAGTTCCATGTCTCTAGTTTTTAGGGAGTTTTAATGAAGATAAGAGTTCTATTGTTAAAAAATTTTGAATAGTATCctaaagctacagtcaccaaactttctcacatGACAAATTATCACCTATTTTTACTAACTGATAGGCTCACGTGTTCATCGTTTTCCCACTGACAAGCGCTCTACCAGTATTTGCTTCTGACAGAACGCAGAAGGAGCAGCGCCGGTCTTGGAAGAGTTGttcaaaagagacaaaaaagatgaagattTCAATGGATTCAGTGATTTGATAGACTAGACACTTAATTCCTCTAGGATTTCATGAAGTTAAAAATGGTTATGGAGGTGAAATGTGCATATattcagttgttgttgttgttatctATTCCATTATCTGGTCCAATATgttgttaaataattttttcccaaaagtgcgacttatactccagtgcgacatgtatatgattttttttgcctttattaCGCAGTTTTTGGCATCTGCGACTTATATTCtagagcgacttatagtccagaaacTGCGTTAACTGTTTTTCCCAGTTAATAGTTGCACTATTTTAGCTTGACTGTTGAAGCTACTTCAGAGTTAAATGACAAAAGaaggttaataaaataaaaatagggatCAAACTGGACCTCTATatctggctttaaaaaaaaaaaaaagttttattaaagTATCCGATTGGGACTATCAGCAATGTATTAACAGACCGTAATCAGATGggggaccaaaaaaaaacctgaaagggACCATCCCTAAATTTCATCATCCAACACCCCAATGGACAGAATAGTTTGCTTATAACAAAATAATTCGTCATAGcgtcttattttgaaggacacTGAGACACACAGGAAGAGATATAAGCATACATAAATATAACATTGCTAAAATGTTAACTGCCCTTTAGTATAGACCTTGATCTGGGCTGTACTTACATTTGCGCCATAACAGCAGTCAAAGAATGCGTCAAAGAATACAAAAAGGTTTTAGACAATTCTACCAAAtggtgacacacacacacacacaaacacacacacaaaaaaaaggttctttcattttcaaattaaaaattgtGCTGGCTCAATGATGAATTCAGCGACCGGCGTCTTGCTTGGCCCATAACTCCACAGGAGTCGGGCTCTGAATGCGATAATTACGAAGGAAACCGCCCGGATAATAGTCTCACTTTTTACACATATTGAACACTCGCCGCGTAAATTAAAAGGTCAAATTTgaatttctgcaaagcagcaaacATCGTTTCTGCTCCGGCAGACTGAAGACCACAACTCagtcccccacccccaccccagagAATTTTGCCTGACCGCCTCATTTTCCTGCTCACAGCCAGACCCATCAATTACAGTCGGCTCTGGAGGGGTTTGAGGGGAATATGTGGAGCAGTGGTACCTCATGGTGGTGTGCTGGTTTGGGGGCAGCAGGCTGTAGCAGGGCTGCATGCCGGCGACCGGGGTGGGCTGGCAGGACACGAAGATGGGCTGCTGGTACGACTGCTGAGGAACAGAAGCAAAGCGGCTGGTTTCAATAAAGCATCTAACATTTTGAATCCACGTTTGTTTGGTTTCGAGCTCTTAAtttgaacatttgttttctgaatGAAAAGAATGCTGTAAAACACCTGATAGGACTGCATTGGGGGGTACGGGACCATCATGCCTTGCACCTGGTTGGCCATATTGCTTTGCTGGTTGCCGGTGAGAGCGAGGCCGGGCGCCGCCTGCATGCCCAGTACGGTCTGGTAGCTGGAGGCGGGGTTTGGCATCAGGGCTTGTTGTGCTGAGGAGAGACGAGAGGAAAGGCCTGACATGAAGCGGGATGATGGCAGAACCGGGACGACAAATCAAGACTCTGCAGCCGATTGGGTTCGCGAGAAACCAGAAAGTCAATACATTTGATTTAGCTGGCAGCCGCTTCAACCTGCGGCGCGAGCAGCAATCCAcggggaacaaaaaaaaaaaaactcttcaatGAGACATCTCATTCCAACAGTACTTATTAAAAACCCATTTAGAGAGGGCCGAGACAATTATACTAAAGACGAAGGAAAGACGCGCTCCAAATGGCGGCGCCGGCTCCCGACCGCAGGCGAGAGGCAAATCAGACACTTAAATGTCAAGGTGACAAAAAGAGACATTTGGAAATACTTTCCCtggtgacacacacacacacacacacacacacacacacacagacacacaaagctaGCAGCTGACAAAAGGAGAGGACGTCCTTTTGTGAAGGTGTCTTTACAGGCGGCTGCTCTGGGAGACAAAAGTACAAGGAGACAATGAAAGAGAGGAACCAGCAGGCTGCGCTATTTTTACCCTCCTTCAGCCAGCGTGTAACGATATCACACGCCATTCCACTCCGGCGGGCTGCGGGCGCGGACGCCCGTAAGGTGATGGAAGTGAGGGGCGGGAAAAGAGACCGGTTCACTGTGAGATTCGTAGCGGCCTCTCAGACAGCGTCCCGGCCCCGCGTCCCGCCCCTTGGACACTTTTTCGCATCAAAGCGTGAACCGATTCTTCCACTGGCGGGCTGGCTTTACCCACAGAGCCTCGGCGCCTTCTGGAGTTAGCACAAAGTCGCACTTTTTCCTCGCCGCTTCCTTCAGAAATAATGGCCGTTCTTCGCCTTTGTGGGTCAGCTTCATTTGTCCGCGTCAGATTCCCGGTCTCCCAGCGGGGGACGCCACATTTGCGGCTTCCAGATGACAGAACTGTGCCGCAGCCATTTCCAGAGACATATGGGCGGCGCCGTGAGCTCGGGCCACAACTGGAAGAAGCTCCGTGCAGTTAAGGAGcggcgtgcgtgtgtgtgtaacaGCTAACAACCTCAGGTCGTGTCGTGGGAGAGGAAGAAAGGAAAGGGAAACTCAATAAACTGGTGGATGACTCCCAGGGAGACGTCTGAACCGGCACGAGAAACAAAAACACGGTGGAAAAAGAGGAACGTTTGTCCTCGAGTTGAGCCGCGGCGGCCGGCGCCCTTTTGTGAGAAACCAAAGGGAGTCGTCCGAGAGCTCAAAGAGGAAACGTTTTTCCAAATATGAACCATGACAAGACGGCGAGGCCGAGCGTTCCCCCCCGAACAACACGAAGCGGCGGAGACTCTGACTCATTAAAAGCCGCTTTGATTCGTCTGCGGCTGGTTCAAAGCTCCCTCAGATCGTTTGTAGTTTCCGTTCGGAGCGGAACGCGGcgggaggaaggagaggaaccCGCTGCCGTTTGCTCTCCAAGCGTGCGACTTTGAACTGGATTTAGACCAATCAAAGGAGCCATTAGGAAGCCGGCGTCTGTGTGGCGCGTGTGGGCTGCTGCCCCTCCGTCCTGACACAAATCGACCGTACCTTGTTGCTGGGGCAGGTTCTGGCTCTGCGGGCAGTTGTAGGGCGGGGGGTTGGTGGGGGGCCGGTAGTGCTGCTGCTGATGGGAGCAGTGTGGATGGTGGCCCGAGGCGCAGTAACACGAGGAAATCTGCTGGAGAAAGCAAAGATTTGTGAAGGGGAAccatcaggaaaacaaaaatcggGACGCCATGTCCCAGCACGAGTGTGGGAGGGGTGGGTCACCTGCTGCACCGGCTGCTGGATGTAGGTGTGCTGTTGGAGCAGCGGCTGGTTGAGCGGCGCTGCGGAGAACACCGCCGAGTTGGAGCTGGGGTAGGCGTGGTTGGGGGCTTGCCCCGGGAGTTGGACGGGCACGCCCCCTGATGGGCCCGCCACCATGTAGCCGGTCATCTGCTGCGGCGCGGCCCCCTGCAGGACCATGGGCGACGGGTGGGAGCCGTACATGGGGGGATAGTGCCGGCCTTCTGGGGTAGAGGCGGCGCCGTCCCCGGGCGGCTGCTGCGCCAGAGTCATGTGACTGAACTGGGCACTGAGGACTTCAGGCTGAAGGAAAGACACGTGTGTGGCGTGAAACACGACAAACCTCAACAGCTGGAGCTTTCACTGGATGAAAACTATAACTTTAAAGGTTTGATATTAAGGTGTGGTAAGACAAACGCCATATAAACGCCTCCATTTGACCCCCCACAGAGAACCGCAATGATTTATCAATGACCTCAGCTTAaaattttttgctgccattctAATGTTTTAACATGGAAACTACCGTTATTTTTAACTCCtattcaacaaaaaaatcatgctaAATCCTAATTATTTTCCTTCTCTGAGGCTAAAGGCCAATTTGGTCCAAACACAACAAGGTTTAAACAAACTGCGTCCGATCTGTGTCCACTCTCGAGTGAATTATTCATCCGTGTCAGCGGCGAACGCTGGTCCGGGGGTCGTCTCTGACACGTTGTTGGAAAACTTGTGCTTTCAGTCATGGATTATGCAGCGCTAACATCTGGTGATGAATTAAATATTAATGGAACTTTCCAGAAGCATAATTAGCCGCAGAGGCATGTCTTTCGCTCAAACCAGGTCAGAAATGAGGTTAAGCGGATGCGTGATCTACATATGAGCGCAGAGCCTCCTGCTGAACCTTTTGCTGCAGAAAACCGCCCGGTGATGGGGGCAAAGTGCCTAAAAAGGGTTCAAAGTAGCAGTTCATGACTTTACTGTGCCCAGTTTTCCTTCTTTTGGAGtttaattcattcataaatCCAGTTTTAACAGGGTAAATGCTAAAACACATCTATCAAAGTGGAGCTCAGACTGCGGAGGTTTTGGATAATTCAAACAAAAGTGATGGAAAATCCTTCAACTACATGATTTAGGTGGAAAGGAAAAACGGAGGAAAGGGGTTCTGTACCACTGTGTATTGTTGGGTAGAACAGACGGGCAGGAACTGAGAAgagtgaagaggaggaggaggaggaagaggatagGAAATCGTTGGGTGGAAGGTCTCCGAGGACGGCTGGAGAGCAGCGCCGATCGGCTGAGGAGTCAGGAAGATGTAGAAAAGGACAGCAGATGACAAACGGGAAAACGCCGGGAGCTCCGATTGTGAGCTGACGTGGATCGCCCTGAATTCaaccacttcactttttaactCTTAAATTGGTCAAATTGTGGGGGGAGGGGCTTGGCGTCAGCAGCCAATCGTGGCAGCTCCAGTCTCAGAGGGTTAGGAAACACTAGCAGATGAATTGAGTCTCCATGACTTAGAGGTTAGTAGTGTGGAGTCTTGAGGTGTTGAGACACTCACCTGGGGGTAAAAGTGTTGCTGGGGCGCAGCAGGGAGTGGCTGCGGTGGGCTTTTCCCTTGCTGCTGGAGCCGGCCGGCGGCCGGGGCAACGCCGGCCGGGTTATAAACCACGGCGCTGCCGTCGGGGTGGACGAAGGGCTTGCctgagaaaatgaaaatcatAAATTCAAATGTCCGGTCCTGAAGGCGGAGGACACTCTGCTCTGAGGAGAGCTTCCACCCCAAAAGGAACAACCCTGGACCCTCTGCACGACGGCGTGCTGCGCTCACGATACAACATTTACAGATCCGGCCCATCTGCTGGCTGCATCTCGATCTGTTCGCTTCAGTCTGACGACTCATTTGATAGACAGACAGAGCGAAACCTCGCGCCAAAATGCAGCTCTGCCTCAAACGCATGAATATTCAtggaaaccacaaataaagACTTTTCGCTGCATTTTCGTGTCTTAAAACCTAAAGCTGCCTCACGCACCTGTGTGTGGATTGAGCAGAACGCTGCCAGGAGGAATCCCTGAGGCTTCGAGCGGGAACACGTAGTAGTTGGTTGTGTCGGCGGCTGTTGGGTGAGGCGGGAGGCTTTTGGTGGCGTCCAAATGTGCGGCGCCTCTGCTGTCAGCGGCGGGGTGGATCAAGGGAGTGCTGTGGACACCGGGCCTGGACGAGGCCGGCGCCGGGAGAGGCAGCTGGGGGCGGGACAGCGAGCTGGAAGAGGAGCCGACGCTGCTGCAGGACTCGGAACCTGAAGGAAAGGGCAGGAGGCCGAGCGTCAGCTGCAGCCTGACCTTCACAGGAGAACCTCTAGGAGTCTGACAGCAGCATCCTCGGGGTTACTAGGGCTCTTTCCACCCAGTTACATGTCTAAGTGGTCTTCTGTTCTGGCTTCTAGTGGTTTTATTAAACTCAGAACATGGAAAGAGCTAAAACATGATTTTGTCTGAATCCTCGAACCTCACATTAGTTTccgaagaaaattaaaaagaaatttccaGACTATTAAGGGGTCACCGCCCTgaaatctttgtaaaaaaacaaaaaaaaacatattttatccCTTAAAGACAGacaaatccctttttttcttttttacatttctgatgatgacattttaaggaaaactaaatatttatttattcaagtcatgaatcaagagcagacaaaaacaaaaagttgttcaaaaaagatcgtatttatGATGTTGAGGCTACAATGGGCGGGCTCCAAACtacctgctccgctccattctgacggATCCATTTGTggagtctttgtttttctcgtcggCGCTTAATTCTGGCtaaaactggacggctggatagctccgatttggctcgccatttttgtcgcacctctaatgttaggttgggattgtgaggggctgtaagctagcggtagaGCGTGTAAATGATCTAAATTCCTTCCCTACGCCTACATTTAACCGTCCAAACGGAGAGAGATGGAAAAATTGTGTCTTTGAATTCGGACGGCACCACCCCTtgatgaaatcatcaatattTGCCGGTCATCTACGTTCATAGCATCGGCTTTAAACCTTTGTAAAGTTCTAAAGTACATGTAgccttctgtgcttcagagcacagcCACATGAGCGGTACCGCACTTACACcttaagaaaaaaacgtttttggacAGCACTGCCCCTTTGAATGCTCTTTCAAATGGAGGAGTAGGGATCAGATTTGACCAAAGACTTCACAGCAATGGGAAGAGGGGGCTGGGTCTCTCCGCGCCACAATTCAAGGGTTTTAACgaactacagccgctctgcaggaactatgccCTAGTaaacaacagctgttttttgtttattttgactaaaaacggcataaatcATAGTTAAAGACTTAAAGACTTAACGACTGCGGCTTtgacagaagcagcagaaagaaagaaagaaagcagagcAGGTCAGAGCTCAGCTCTGCCGCAGCCTGCAGAATTTGGGATGTCAGCCACTCGGGTTGCAAATGTTTCATAGTGTGGAGTAAGCAGTTGAGCTAACTTCATCTCAGCTGCACTTTGCTGCACTTACACTTCTACATTATGCAGCAGTGCCTCACTGCTGGCTGTCATTGTTCTGCAGCTGGCAGCGTTCTGTTTATTTGCTCTGCTCTGTTACTTAGTGTTGACAGCAGACCTGCTGCAGGACAGTAAACGTGGTCTGAGAGCCTGTGATAATGGAGGTGCAGGAGGGGACGCTCTTCTTCTCCTTGCCTGTTTTGGATAGCCTCCCGGTGCTCTTGCTGCTGGCCGTGCTGTCCCCTCGGATCAGGCCGGGCGAGATGCCGCTGAAGCTGCTGGCTTTGGTGATGGCGGGCCGCGGGGCGAGCCGGTTGGAGCTGTCAGAGCTGTCGGTGCTACTCCACGGCCGCGGCTCGCCGGGGCGTGGCAGTGTGTCTGTCTCGGAGCTGCTCTGCCTGCTGGCACCGGACTGACCGGCGCGTAACCTGGTGACCAAAGAATTCCCACTGGTCATCTATGATGCAGAATGACCATTTGTATTCGTTTCCTTCAGTGATTTGCATCTCAGCTTTAACCCTTAAGCTCTCTACACTCCAGGCATGTGATGCAGATTTAAGAACACGCTAAGCGcatgtttagcccatggtgctAGCTTCAACTTTCAACGAGAGTTCAACGTCTGTGCGTATTtttacgtagagcccaaaaaaggTCCTAAAAATTCGACTAGCTATACGTGAACATGAGTCGGAAATGCACGCTTACgtaaacttttcattgaaagtagcAGCTTAAGCGCGTGTTGCCGACGGCACCTAAATCGGAGACCCGTCTACGCAAGTCTACGTAATCGCGCGTAAATGATTCTGAGGTCAAAGCTCTCGCATTCGCGCGTCGCTAAGCAACTTTTCAAGTCCCTCTTCGGGctccatgtaaaaaaacacGCAGCCACTGAACGCGTGTCagaagttaaaccagttgaacttagATCAAGCTCCGTACACTCCATGGGTAGCATCTTTTTTCAGACTCGGAAGTGCCAGCTTTTTGGAATCTCATCATGGAGGACGAATTAGTAATTGTGGTTTGGATCAAGATTTTGATGCCGCTTTGACGTTTTGCACCAAGCCACCTCCAGTCCAATCTGAACAGCGTATGCCAAAACCCTGTTCAAGAAATCCCGTTCAGCGCGTTCTTGAAGGCCGTTcgcatgcctggtgtgaaccaACATGAGGGTTAACTGGCTCTGAAACGTCATGTCTCTTTCTCAGACGGCAGAAATTTGTCCTCAGATCAGCATAGCTGCTCGAGAGCGATTGAGAAGGGATTCCGATTGGAGCGTTTTTACTACTGAAGCGACGGGGGCGGACCCACCTGAACATTTGGCGCCTCTGCTGGGAACTCAGGCAGGAGTTTTCATCCAGAGCGCTGAAGGGAGGATGGAGACGTTAAAAACTCCAGACTCATTTTTCCTTATTTGCAgaggaaattgaaaaaaacaacaaaaggttgCACTCACCCTCTGTCGATTATGAAGTGGTCTCCCTGTGGGTGAAAGGAGAAACGACGTCAActttcaaacaaaaacccacatcTTGACTTTAAAGTCGCGTCAGATTTTTTGGAAACCGGCATCAGCGGCTCGTAGCAGGAAATCAACTGAATTTGCACATGAATAGACGTGACACAAAGATTTGtgaaacgcccccccccccccccccctcccccgccgCCCACACAAACAGCTCTCACATCATGTGCGAAAATCCTTTCTCGGGCTCTCTGGTActcctcctccctctcctcCATCGATTTGCTCCTCTTGTCAGCTTTCAAGCGCATTCGAATCTGGCAAGGACACACGCAGACAGACAGGCTCGTCTTTAGCAGCTATGTCAGGGACGCCAGATTGTCCCACGCTCACAAACATGTCATAAATGAAAGAGACAGCTTGGTGAAGGGTGGGGTGGGTGGgtttaactaaaagaaaaaaaaagaaaaaaagacaaataaaaaaaacccaccatgCTGTCGTCCCGATCAAAGCTGGAGTTGTCTCGTTTGAGAATGTAACGTTTCTGAAAATCGTCCACCCTGTCATCGCTGATGTGCTCGGAGAATTTCTGATCAGgtctgtggaggaggaggaggaggagatgggGGGGGAAATCACAAAAGCTTCATTTACTGCAGAAGCTGACAGCAGCATATGTTAACCAGCCTCCTCATGGACGGATGGCAGCGCAGCATCCTCCTCCGCCGATGGGATGCCGGCCGACTCACATTCGAGTGTTGGTGGTTTTGTTGATCACCACCGATTTCCCGCTCGGGTCCACCTTGTGGTCCATGCCGAAGTACGCCGCCACGCGGTGCAGCAGCATTCTGTGGTAGGACGTCATGGGGGGGAACTTCCTCTTTTGGCTCCTGCAGAGACAACACCGTTTCTCCTTTTAGGCCAAACCTTTTCATtcggtaaatgttttttaagcatCCAATGAAAGGCGTCCGACTTCAAACGACCCGCTTCAGTGTTTGTTGAGCGGAGGCTGAACGTCTTACTCGTTATTGCTGATGAAATCCAGGATGTCCTGTTCCAGCTTCAGTAGCATGATTCGATCcctgaggagagaaaaaaaagacaaatctgagATCCGGGATTAGCAGAAGATCACGTTTGTTATTGGAACCGTCAAAATGAGCCGATCCAGATAATCTCAGAGCAAATGAATcccaaaaactttaaaggagACAAGCGTCAActcttttctttcaaataaatTTTAATGGGGTGTTCCTGTCCTCAAACTGATTTAAACAGAAGTTAAATATGAAAGTTCTAAGAACCTTTTTACTTGTGTTTCACTTTTACCCAATGGCTGTAGAACATAGACAAAACTTGTGGTCgcagatgttttttatttagttctGATGCAAAAAGGCACAGACAgtttgaacaacaaaaaaaaaaaactgatctgCACCTGTTTTGATGATCGTATGGAGGCGTGGCTTCTCTTCCACGGCTACACGGAGGAGTGACTTTAGCACATTGTAGCTAACATGTTAAGTCATGAAGTCCCATGACGTTCATTGGTTCAGGACATCACTGTACATGAGAATTGATTCTTAACTGATATAACAAGATAAAGGGAGCAACAGCCTGATTGATGCACCTTCAAGTTAGTTTTACTGTGAAGAAAGTACTTTTCCTCTATTTGAAAAGGAGCTTTTTAACAAAACgttgttttgatattttctgGCCCAAATCTTGTAAAATTGCAGTTAGGAGACacgacagaaaaacaaatatattaaagAAACAAACCCCAATATGCAGGCACACATACATTGAACCCCTTTTAAAGTTCAaccacataaataaaaacatttaaaaaaaatgtaacttttttaaattttgtgttgcagttttaccctttttatttccttctttcGGTTACAGTATTTTTGGGCCATAAGATCCAGTGGATTTTAGGAGACATTAAGCAAAACACCCATTTACTTCTATttgactacactacccagaatgcctagagACGCCAAGAGTCAGGCAATTGGTCAGAGAGATTGATGGGAAGTTTTGTTGTTCTTCCTATTTAACCTGCAATAATCAGCTTTTGCAAAGAGAAGAAGTTTATTGACAATGACTCAACATAGTTCAGGTGTTAAACAATATTCTCGCTTTTTCAGTTCATTATGTTGAAGCACTGTATGTATCACTCCGCCAGGTagctgactacagtacccatgatgctccaacaatccatcaggGCAGCTTTGTAGTTCATTTAAATCGTACTGAAACATCTGGACAGATTTTGAATTGCTGTGTACCACAGAAAACCAAGTTCCGggttaaaacaaccaaaattcATACATAAAGTATATCCTCGATTTTTCAGAAAACCTTAGaattttaagtgtgccttatagtccaaaaaataCGTCAAATAAACAGTCTAAAACTGGTTTTCAGGATGGTTTTAATGGAGCAGA
The sequence above is drawn from the Oryzias latipes chromosome 2, ASM223467v1 genome and encodes:
- the LOC101156720 gene encoding R3H domain-containing protein 1 isoform X5, which codes for MRMSDIANTETMKVSEAAERLTSAKDNASNSEASEPSQSCRDEHDGSSNKQPVKHSKSSTRLKLVRSLAVCEESLPCPIPEPPAAPQKTFENEERGAKDQAEEESSCDKVHKPEKAPRKMLSRDSSQDYTDSTGIDLHEFLVNTLKSNPRDRIMLLKLEQDILDFISNNESQKRKFPPMTSYHRMLLHRVAAYFGMDHKVDPSGKSVVINKTTNTRIPDQKFSEHISDDRVDDFQKRYILKRDNSSFDRDDSMIRMRLKADKRSKSMEEREEEYQRARERIFAHDGDHFIIDRGALDENSCLSSQQRRQMFRLRAGQSGASRQSSSETDTLPRPGEPRPWSSTDSSDSSNRLAPRPAITKASSFSGISPGLIRGDSTASSKSTGRLSKTGSESCSSVGSSSSSLSRPQLPLPAPASSRPGVHSTPLIHPAADSRGAAHLDATKSLPPHPTAADTTNYYVFPLEASGIPPGSVLLNPHTGKPFVHPDGSAVVYNPAGVAPAAGRLQQQGKSPPQPLPAAPQQHFYPQPIGAALQPSSETFHPTISYPLPPPPPLHSSQFLPVCSTQQYTVPEVLSAQFSHMTLAQQPPGDGAASTPEGRHYPPMYGSHPSPMVLQGAAPQQMTGYMVAGPSGGVPVQLPGQAPNHAYPSSNSAVFSAAPLNQPLLQQHTYIQQPVQQQISSCYCASGHHPHCSHQQQHYRPPTNPPPYNCPQSQNLPQQQAQQALMPNPASSYQTVLGMQAAPGLALTGNQQSNMANQVQGMMVPYPPMQSYQQSYQQPIFVSCQPTPVAGMQPCYSLLPPNQHTTMSSTVSFLPGPVMEQLQFSQTSSPCISQQHPGQQYAGLLPPAPGGMVMLQMTGPPYQQHRAPSPCQRKPAGHKQPGPEQPRGRRPAEMPPPADGNAQSSLPSSPALTPSPCPPLSIKGFPVVSHQLPPTFCHTGQGEAHYSLLGQPVQYKPSIRGPLIHATHMVTKHQGPLGVWRSSQGRKASRKPLSSDLS
- the LOC101156720 gene encoding R3H domain-containing protein 1 isoform X2, whose amino-acid sequence is MRMSDIANTETMKVSEAAERLTSAKDNASNSEASEPSQSCRDEHDGSSNKQPVKHSKSSTRLKLVRSLAVCEESLPCPIPEPPAAPQKTFENEERGAKDQAEEESSCDKVHKPEKAPRKMLSRDSSQDYTDSTGIDLHEFLVNTLKSNPRDRIMLLKLEQDILDFISNNESQKRKFPPMTSYHRMLLHRVAAYFGMDHKVDPSGKSVVINKTTNTRIPDQKFSEHISDDRVDDFQKRYILKRDNSSFDRDDSMIRMRLKADKRSKSMEEREEEYQRARERIFAHDGDHFIIDRGALDENSCLSSQQRRQMFRLRAGQSGASRQSSSETDTLPRPGEPRPWSSTDSSDSSNRLAPRPAITKASSFSGISPGLIRGDSTASSKSTGRLSKTGSESCSSVGSSSSSLSRPQLPLPAPASSRPGVHSTPLIHPAADSRGAAHLDATKSLPPHPTAADTTNYYVFPLEASGIPPGSVLLNPHTGKPFVHPDGSAVVYNPAGVAPAAGRLQQQGKSPPQPLPAAPQQHFYPQPIGAALQPSSETFHPTISYPLPPPPPLHSSQFLPVCSTQQYTVPEVLSAQFSHMTLAQQPPGDGAASTPEGRHYPPMYGSHPSPMVLQGAAPQQMTGYMVAGPSGGVPVQLPGQAPNHAYPSSNSAVFSAAPLNQPLLQQHTYIQQPVQQISSCYCASGHHPHCSHQQQHYRPPTNPPPYNCPQSQNLPQQQAQQALMPNPASSYQTVLGMQAAPGLALTGNQQSNMANQVQGMMVPYPPMQSYQQSYQQPIFVSCQPTPVAGMQPCYSLLPPNQHTTMSSTVSFLPGPVMEQLQFSQTSSPCISQQHPGQQYAGLLPPAPGGMVMLQMTGPPYQQHRAPSPCQRKPAGHKQPGPEQPRGRRPAEMPPPADGNAQSSLPSSPALTPSPCPPLSIKGFPVVSHQLPPTFCHTGQGEAHYSLLGQPVQYKPSIRGPLIHATHMVTKHQGPLGVWRSSQGRKASRKPLSSDLSVSGAGNGKAGGRLELS
- the LOC101156720 gene encoding R3H domain-containing protein 1 isoform X9, whose translation is MRMSDIANTETMKVSEAAERLTSAKDNASNSEASEPSQSCRDEHDGSSNKQPVKHSKSSTRLKLVRSLAVCEESLPCPIPEPPAAPQKTFENEERGAKDQAEEESSCDKVHKPEKAPRKMLSRDSSQDYTDSTGIDLHEFLVNTLKSNPRDRIMLLKLEQDILDFISNNESQKRKFPPMTSYHRMLLHRVAAYFGMDHKVDPSGKSVVINKTTNTRIPDQKFSEHISDDRVDDFQKRYILKRDNSSFDRDDSMIRMRLKADKRSKSMEEREEEYQRARERIFAHDGDHFIIDRGALDENSCLSSQQRRQMFRLRAGQSGASRQSSSETDTLPRPGEPRPWSSTDSSDSSNRLAPRPAITKASSFSGISPGLIRGDSTASSKSTGRLSKTGSESCSSVGSSSSSLSRPQLPLPAPASSRPGVHSTPLIHPAADSRGAAHLDATKSLPPHPTAADTTNYYVFPLEASGIPPGSVLLNPHTGKPFVHPDGSAVVYNPAGVAPAAGRLQQQGKSPPQPLPAAPQQHFYPQPIGAALQPSSETFHPTISYPLPPPPPLHSSQFLPVCSTQQYTVPEVLSAQFSHMTLAQQPPGDGAASTPEGRHYPPMYGSHPSPMVLQGAAPQQMTGYMVAGPSGGVPVQLPGQAPNHAYPSSNSAVFSAAPLNQPLLQQHTYIQQPVQQQISSCYCASGHHPHCSHQQQHYRPPTNPPPYNCPQSQNLPQQQAQQALMPNPASSYQTVLGMQAAPGLALTGNQQSNMANQVQGMMVPYPPMQSYQQSYQQPIFVSCQPTPVAGMQPCYSLLPPNQHTTMSSTVSFLPGPVMEQLQFSQTSSPCISQQHPGQQYAGTSGAAFSRPFPSCTCQIIFTDSNLGLNKMFEPYSQEPSASETTGH
- the LOC101156720 gene encoding R3H domain-containing protein 1 isoform X4; the protein is MRMSDIANTETMKVSEAAERLTSAKDNASNSEASEPSQSCRDEHDGSSNKQSSTRLKLVRSLAVCEESLPCPIPEPPAAPQKTFENEERGAKDQAEEESSCDKVHKPEKAPRKMLSRDSSQDYTDSTGIDLHEFLVNTLKSNPRDRIMLLKLEQDILDFISNNESQKRKFPPMTSYHRMLLHRVAAYFGMDHKVDPSGKSVVINKTTNTRIPDQKFSEHISDDRVDDFQKRYILKRDNSSFDRDDSMIRMRLKADKRSKSMEEREEEYQRARERIFAHDGDHFIIDRGALDENSCLSSQQRRQMFRLRAGQSGASRQSSSETDTLPRPGEPRPWSSTDSSDSSNRLAPRPAITKASSFSGISPGLIRGDSTASSKSTGRLSKTGSESCSSVGSSSSSLSRPQLPLPAPASSRPGVHSTPLIHPAADSRGAAHLDATKSLPPHPTAADTTNYYVFPLEASGIPPGSVLLNPHTGKPFVHPDGSAVVYNPAGVAPAAGRLQQQGKSPPQPLPAAPQQHFYPQPIGAALQPSSETFHPTISYPLPPPPPLHSSQFLPVCSTQQYTVPEVLSAQFSHMTLAQQPPGDGAASTPEGRHYPPMYGSHPSPMVLQGAAPQQMTGYMVAGPSGGVPVQLPGQAPNHAYPSSNSAVFSAAPLNQPLLQQHTYIQQPVQQQISSCYCASGHHPHCSHQQQHYRPPTNPPPYNCPQSQNLPQQQAQQALMPNPASSYQTVLGMQAAPGLALTGNQQSNMANQVQGMMVPYPPMQSYQQSYQQPIFVSCQPTPVAGMQPCYSLLPPNQHTTMSSTVSFLPGPVMEQLQFSQTSSPCISQQHPGQQYAGLLPPAPGGMVMLQMTGPPYQQHRAPSPCQRKPAGHKQPGPEQPRGRRPAEMPPPADGNAQSSLPSSPALTPSPCPPLSIKGFPVVSHQLPPTFCHTGQGEAHYSLLGQPVQYKPSIRGPLIHATHMVTKHQGPLGVWRSSQGRKASRKPLSSDLSVSGAGNGKAGGRLELS